AGTTCCTCGAACTCGGTGACGGCGTTGATCTCGGTGCCCATGCTGATGTTCGTCACCCGCTCCAGGATCACCTCGACGACCACGGGGACGCGGTGCTCGCGCATCAGGTCGCGGGCCTTTTCGAGGGCGGGCAGAATCTCGTCGGGTGTGAAGACCCGCAGCGCCTTGCAGCCCAGGCCCTCCACCACTTTGAGGTGGTCCACCCCGTAGCCGTTCACCTCGGGCGAGTTGATGTTCTCGAAGGAGAGCTGCACCTGATAGTCCATGTCGAAGCCGCGCTGCGACTGGCGGATCAGGCCGAGGTAGGAGTTGTTCACGAGCACCTGGAGGAAGGGCAGGTTGAACTGGGCGCCCACCGCCAGTTCCTCGATCATGAACTGGAAGTCGTAGTCGCCGGAGAGGGCGACGACCTCCGCGTCGGGGCGGGCGGCGGCCACCCCCAGCGCGGCGGGCACCGTCCAGCCCAGCGGCCCGGCCTGCCCGGCATTGATCCAGTGGCGCGGCTTATAGACGTGCAGGAACTGCCCACCCGCAATCTGCGAGAGGCCGATGGTCGTGACGTACACACTGTCGCGCCCGAACGCCTTGTTCATCTCCTCGTACACCCGCTGGGGCTTGACCGGCACGTTGTCGTAGTGCGTCTTGCGGAGCATGGTCCGCTTGCGCTCGCGGCAGGACTCGGCCCACTCGCCGCGGTCCTTCAGCTTCCCGGATGCGCGCCACTCGCGGGCGACCTGCACAAACAGTTCCAGCGCGGCCTTCGCGTCACTGACGATGCCGTAGTCGGGGCCGAAGACGCGCCCGATCTGGGTGGGCTCGATGTCCACGTGGACGAACTGGCGGCCCTGGGTGTACACGTCCACCGAGCCGGTGTGCCGGTTCGCCCAGCGGTTCCCGATACCCAGCACGAAGTCCGACGCCAGCATCGTCGCGTTGCCGTACCGCTGCGAGGTCTGGAGGCCCACCATCCCGGCCATCAGCGGGTGGTCGTCGGGGATGCTGCCCCAGCCCATCAGGGTGGGGATGACGGGCACGCCGGTCAGTTCCGCGAAGGTCTGGAGCAGGTCGGAGGCGTCCGCATTGATCACGCCGCCACCCGAGACAATCAGCGGGCGCTCGGAGGCGTTCAGCATCTCCATCGCCTTTTCGACCTGCGCGTGGGTCGCGGCGGTCTTGTACACGGGCAGCGGCGAGTACGTCTCCGGGTCGAACTCGATCTCGGCCATCTGCACGTCGAAGGGGAGGTCGATCAGCACCGGGCCGGGCCGCCCCGAGCGCATCAGGTGGAAGGCCTGCTGGAAGACGCGGGGCACGAGGGCGGGCTCGCGCACCGTGACGGCCATCTTCGTCACCGGCCCCGCGATGCTCTCGATGTCCACCGCCTGGAAGTCCTCCTTGTACAGCCGGGCGCGGGGGGCCTGCCCAGTGATGCAGAGGATGGGTACCGAGTCGGCGCTCGCCGCGTACAGGCCGGTGATCATGTCCGTCCCGGCGGGACCGCTGGTGCCGATGCAGACGCCGATGTTCCCGGCCCGGGCGCGCGTGTAGCCGTCCGCCATGTGCGAGGCGCCCTCGACGTGGCGGGCGAGGATGTGGGTGATTCCGCCGAGCTTCCGCAGCGCGGCGTACAGGGGATTGATGGCGGCCCCCGGCACCCCGAAGGCGGTCTCCACACCCTCCAGGCGCAACACGTGAACAGCCGCCTCGACTGCGGGCATCTTCGGCATCTTCATTTCCTCCTTGGGGGCAGCGTAAGGGGTGGACCGTGTTTTGTCAATCTATAGAAGAGTTTTTCATACAGTGAAAGTAGGCGGATTGGGATGAAGAGGTGTTAGGAGTCGGCAACCTCGGAGTCTAGCTACCATCACAGCTCCGCTCGCCGGGTTGCTGAATTTTGCTCGGTAAAAAATCTATCCAATCTTTGACAATTCTGGGCTTGGCGTGTTACACCGTGCGTACAGAACAGCCTTCTCTCCACCGCCTTCCTCAGCCCCCTGGAGACTTCCGTGACCACATCCGAAACTGCCGTTCAGCGCACCCTTCAGGGCCTGTTCGCGGCGCGTTGGCAGGCGCTGCTCTCGCCCACGCCCTGGACTCCCGGCTTCGACCCGCGCGGCGCGGCGATCCGGCAGGGGGAATGGCAGGTGGCGCCCCCACCCGACGAGCTGCGCGCGCGGCAGGTCGAGCAACTCGTGGAGGCGAGCGACGCCGCGGCCCTCGACCAGGCGCTGGTGGCCGGACCCGACGCCCTGATCTTCGATTTCGACGACACCTTCTCGCCCACTCCGGCGAACGTGCGGGCGGGCTACGCCAACCTGACCACGCTTCAGGGACGGGCAGGCCCCCTCACGATGCTGCGGCCCCGCCCGCTGTACATGGCCGACCCCAGCCCGTCTGCCCCGGGAACGGACAGCGCCACCATCAACGACGTGGCCGCGTTCGTTCAGGCGTTCCCCGAGCGGGAGTTCCTGTACGTGTACATCCCCAAGCTGGAATTTCCCGCCCAGGCCGAGTTCTGGCACGACCTGCTCACCGAGGTCGAGCGGCAGAGCGGGCGGGCGCCGAACAGCATCCGTGTCTGCCTCCAGATCGAGACGCTGCCGGGCGCCTTCCACGCCGAGGAACTGCTGTACGCCCTGCGCGAGCGGGCCTTCGGGCTGAACGCGGGGCGCTGGGATTATGTGTTCAGCGCGGTGAAGTGGCTGGGCGGGGACGAGCAGTTCTGCCTCCCCGAACGGGCGGAGCTGCATATGGGCCAGCCCTCCATGCAGGCTTACGAGGCGCACCTCGCCCGCGTGTGTGCCCGCCGGGGAGCCCAG
The Deinococcus aerius DNA segment above includes these coding regions:
- the gcl gene encoding glyoxylate carboligase, with product MPKMPAVEAAVHVLRLEGVETAFGVPGAAINPLYAALRKLGGITHILARHVEGASHMADGYTRARAGNIGVCIGTSGPAGTDMITGLYAASADSVPILCITGQAPRARLYKEDFQAVDIESIAGPVTKMAVTVREPALVPRVFQQAFHLMRSGRPGPVLIDLPFDVQMAEIEFDPETYSPLPVYKTAATHAQVEKAMEMLNASERPLIVSGGGVINADASDLLQTFAELTGVPVIPTLMGWGSIPDDHPLMAGMVGLQTSQRYGNATMLASDFVLGIGNRWANRHTGSVDVYTQGRQFVHVDIEPTQIGRVFGPDYGIVSDAKAALELFVQVAREWRASGKLKDRGEWAESCRERKRTMLRKTHYDNVPVKPQRVYEEMNKAFGRDSVYVTTIGLSQIAGGQFLHVYKPRHWINAGQAGPLGWTVPAALGVAAARPDAEVVALSGDYDFQFMIEELAVGAQFNLPFLQVLVNNSYLGLIRQSQRGFDMDYQVQLSFENINSPEVNGYGVDHLKVVEGLGCKALRVFTPDEILPALEKARDLMREHRVPVVVEVILERVTNISMGTEINAVTEFEELAEDARQDAPTAVALLD
- a CDS encoding malate synthase A, with the protein product MTTSETAVQRTLQGLFAARWQALLSPTPWTPGFDPRGAAIRQGEWQVAPPPDELRARQVEQLVEASDAAALDQALVAGPDALIFDFDDTFSPTPANVRAGYANLTTLQGRAGPLTMLRPRPLYMADPSPSAPGTDSATINDVAAFVQAFPEREFLYVYIPKLEFPAQAEFWHDLLTEVERQSGRAPNSIRVCLQIETLPGAFHAEELLYALRERAFGLNAGRWDYVFSAVKWLGGDEQFCLPERAELHMGQPSMQAYEAHLARVCARRGAQAVGGTAALAPDPADPEPALAVVRADKEREAAQGYVAAWAGLPGLIPTVRAVFRSPPPVSPPAPLSEEQVKTALLGFPRAEQVPLAAVREAIGVACDYFRAWLAGRGVIVRAGRVEDTATAELARAQLWQWVQHRLPLDSGEVLTPDLFGRLLAVQTDPQEPAARLLRSLVLADACPAYFPLVVRAFDEVNFR